In the Flagellimonas sp. HMM57 genome, one interval contains:
- a CDS encoding bifunctional riboflavin kinase/FAD synthetase gives METFKGISHFIDNTFQTAVTIGTFDGVHLGHSKILERLINNAKTSGLKATVLTFFPHPRMVLQKDTDIKLLNTLDEKMEKMESLGLDYLIVHPFTKDFSRLSATEFVRDVLVNQLKTKKIIIGYDHRFGRNRNANIQDLMTFGNTLDFEVEEIPAQEIDDVSVSSTKIRNALLEGDIETANSYLNYPYMLTGTIKKGKGLGKQFGFPTANLHIPEAYKLIPKNGVYVAKSTLNNKEYFGMMNIGFNPTVSGTEKSIEINFFDFEGSLYDTKIQVNILHRIRDEHKFDSVEELRKQLKRDRETSLTLISK, from the coding sequence GTGGAAACATTTAAGGGTATCTCTCACTTTATAGACAATACATTTCAAACAGCTGTGACCATTGGCACTTTTGATGGAGTACACCTTGGTCATAGCAAGATATTGGAACGCCTCATAAATAATGCCAAAACTTCTGGTCTAAAAGCCACAGTACTTACATTTTTTCCGCATCCCAGAATGGTTTTACAAAAAGATACGGACATCAAGTTATTGAATACACTGGATGAAAAAATGGAAAAAATGGAAAGTCTAGGTCTTGATTACCTAATAGTACATCCATTCACCAAAGACTTTTCCAGGCTTTCCGCTACGGAATTCGTGCGGGATGTTTTGGTCAACCAGCTAAAAACAAAAAAAATCATTATTGGGTATGACCATAGGTTTGGCAGAAATCGTAATGCCAACATTCAAGATTTAATGACCTTTGGAAACACATTGGATTTTGAAGTGGAGGAAATCCCCGCACAGGAAATCGATGATGTCTCCGTTAGTTCAACAAAAATCAGGAATGCACTTTTGGAGGGTGATATAGAAACGGCAAATAGTTATCTAAATTACCCTTACATGTTAACGGGTACCATAAAAAAAGGAAAAGGACTGGGAAAGCAATTTGGTTTTCCGACCGCTAACCTTCATATACCTGAAGCCTATAAGCTTATTCCAAAAAATGGTGTCTACGTTGCAAAGAGCACGTTAAATAACAAAGAATACTTTGGGATGATGAACATTGGGTTCAACCCGACCGTATCAGGTACAGAAAAGAGTATCGAAATCAATTTTTTTGATTTTGAGGGAAGCCTTTACGATACAAAGATTCAAGTCAACATTCTACATCGCATTAGGGATGAGCATAAATTCGATTCCGTTGAGGAACTAAGAAAACAACTTAAGAGGGACAGAGAAACTTCGTTAACCTTAATTTCCAAGTAA